Proteins from a genomic interval of Leptospira kanakyensis:
- a CDS encoding LIC11435 family protein: MWNKYLSYLLIFFFLGSSVFSENTGEEVVQHQLRWMDVDGATAYVLEIKNSSGYLVLSEKVNGTSYDLVNYTSGIYEHRVAVVNKLGKVGSYSDWVKFEVVVSKVPTLTKDSVFSVSKEEKEKVFLLEGKDFIHPMKVYMVTGGKRILAKKVTIESDSVAKATFAVDADTDTGIYDLVLENPRNKVLTAKQRVVLSDSKEKAAIFAARQERIVRKEIPEDYYETPYFSTLWRSTVMPGWGQKYIDGKNWKVYVYPLVAVSAIAVYASSYNKFIAARSDYQSAVLLGAVLAERQDAQALWLINRTNAESKFNAAKTELGVIQAGAGVLGVFLIYNIVDSYFSAKRNVANMEPGFPLGESTKRIQANVTSEAGWNQSKFAYEYGSRYQIEFSSRF; encoded by the coding sequence ATGTGGAATAAATACCTTTCCTATCTATTGATTTTTTTCTTTTTAGGTTCTTCTGTATTTTCAGAAAATACGGGGGAAGAAGTGGTACAACACCAACTACGGTGGATGGATGTAGATGGGGCCACTGCTTATGTTTTAGAAATTAAAAATTCCAGCGGGTATCTAGTTCTTTCGGAAAAAGTAAATGGAACTAGCTATGATTTGGTCAATTATACATCCGGAATTTATGAACATCGAGTGGCAGTTGTAAACAAACTCGGTAAAGTAGGAAGTTATTCTGACTGGGTCAAGTTTGAGGTTGTGGTTTCCAAAGTTCCTACACTGACTAAGGATTCTGTATTTTCAGTATCGAAAGAAGAAAAGGAAAAAGTATTTTTACTAGAGGGAAAGGATTTTATCCATCCCATGAAAGTTTATATGGTGACAGGTGGGAAAAGAATCCTTGCTAAAAAAGTTACGATTGAATCAGACTCTGTTGCCAAAGCCACCTTTGCCGTGGATGCCGATACGGATACAGGGATTTATGATTTAGTTTTAGAGAATCCAAGGAATAAAGTTCTTACCGCAAAACAACGAGTTGTTTTGTCTGATTCAAAAGAAAAGGCTGCGATTTTTGCCGCAAGACAAGAACGAATTGTTCGAAAGGAAATTCCCGAAGATTATTATGAAACTCCGTACTTTTCAACTCTTTGGCGTTCGACGGTAATGCCTGGTTGGGGCCAAAAATACATCGATGGAAAAAATTGGAAAGTTTATGTTTATCCTCTTGTTGCCGTGTCTGCAATTGCCGTTTATGCGAGCTCTTATAACAAATTTATCGCTGCTCGATCCGATTACCAATCGGCTGTCCTTCTTGGTGCCGTCCTTGCAGAAAGACAAGATGCGCAAGCTCTATGGTTAATCAATCGAACCAATGCAGAATCTAAGTTCAATGCCGCTAAAACGGAGTTAGGTGTGATCCAGGCGGGAGCCGGGGTTTTAGGAGTGTTTTTAATCTATAATATTGTAGACTCTTATTTTTCGGCCAAACGAAACGTAGCCAATATGGAACCAGGATTTCCTTTGGGTGAGTCAACAAAACGAATCCAAGCAAATGTTACTTCTGAAGCAGGTTGGAACCAATCAAAATTTGCCTATGAATACGGGTCAAGATACCAAATCGAATTCTCTTCACGTTTCTGA
- a CDS encoding undecaprenyl-diphosphate phosphatase, translated as MDNTLNAFLRGIIEAATEFLPVSSTGHLFLFSYFFPFQNLTVDHEAFEDLFDIFIQTGAILSVVVLYFQLLWKQTKGAVLFLTKKSEDKSGFEFYRNLIIGILPILILGFVFKSSLDQIKMRPDLLLILGLSWLVGGLVMVFVEWKHYDEGDGKIIGIKESIFVGVFQCFALIPGVSRSAATIITARTLGVSKKDSAEFSFFLAIPVLTLAGIYKLYKHRAILNSETIGLLLFGSVISFVICYFIIRLFMAFIRRRSFLSFGIYRILLGLLVTLYFLRG; from the coding sequence ATGGACAATACTTTAAATGCGTTTCTCCGTGGCATCATCGAAGCTGCCACGGAATTCCTTCCTGTTTCTTCTACGGGACACCTTTTCCTCTTCAGTTACTTTTTCCCCTTTCAAAATCTAACAGTCGACCATGAAGCCTTTGAAGATTTATTTGATATCTTCATCCAAACAGGAGCCATCCTATCCGTGGTTGTTTTGTACTTCCAACTTCTTTGGAAACAGACCAAAGGAGCGGTTCTTTTCCTTACAAAGAAATCCGAAGATAAATCTGGATTTGAATTTTATCGTAATTTAATCATTGGTATCCTTCCCATTTTGATTTTAGGTTTTGTTTTTAAAAGTAGTTTGGATCAGATCAAAATGAGACCTGACTTACTTCTCATCCTTGGACTTTCTTGGTTAGTGGGTGGACTCGTTATGGTTTTTGTGGAATGGAAACACTATGACGAAGGCGATGGGAAAATAATTGGAATTAAAGAATCCATTTTTGTTGGAGTCTTTCAATGTTTTGCCCTTATCCCTGGTGTATCCAGGTCGGCAGCAACCATCATCACGGCTAGGACACTCGGTGTATCCAAAAAAGATTCTGCGGAGTTTTCTTTTTTTCTTGCAATCCCCGTTTTGACATTAGCAGGAATTTACAAACTTTACAAACATAGAGCCATATTAAATTCCGAGACAATTGGACTGCTTTTATTTGGAAGTGTTATATCTTTTGTGATTTGTTACTTTATCATAAGACTTTTTATGGCTTTTATCCGTAGAAGGAGTTTTTTATCTTTTGGAATTTATCGTATCCTTCTTGGCCTTCTTGTAACTTTATATTTCCTTCGTGGTTAA
- the panC gene encoding pantoate--beta-alanine ligase — protein MIVVSDIIELKNQITSWKRDGLSIGFSPTMGSLHAGHMDLVETSKKQTDKTVVSIFVNPTQFNDPKDFENYPINTNTDLKLCEEKGVDLVFLPDVKTMYPETKTPILLSIPELQKNLCGRTRPGHFEGVLQIVSKLFHLTEPTKAFFGLKDYQQFRVISAMVENLNFPLEIVGVPTKRESDGLAMSSRNVRLSEKHRETASLIPRMFALAKKTILGGERDIHLLKEILRDFLLTGVSLRIDYLEVVDPIDLQSKEKLSGEVLLALAVFVGEVRLIDNQIIPIPN, from the coding sequence ATGATCGTTGTATCGGATATCATCGAATTAAAAAATCAAATTACCTCTTGGAAGAGAGATGGTTTGTCGATTGGATTTAGTCCCACTATGGGAAGTTTACATGCAGGTCATATGGATTTAGTAGAGACTTCCAAAAAACAAACAGACAAAACCGTTGTCTCTATCTTTGTCAATCCAACCCAATTTAATGATCCTAAAGACTTCGAAAATTACCCAATCAATACGAATACCGATTTAAAGTTATGCGAAGAGAAAGGGGTAGATTTGGTTTTTTTACCGGATGTAAAAACCATGTATCCAGAAACAAAAACTCCCATACTTTTAAGTATCCCTGAGTTACAAAAAAATCTTTGTGGTCGCACAAGGCCCGGGCATTTTGAAGGTGTATTACAAATTGTTTCTAAACTTTTCCATTTAACGGAGCCAACAAAAGCCTTCTTTGGACTCAAAGACTACCAACAGTTCCGAGTCATTTCCGCTATGGTAGAAAACTTAAATTTTCCTTTGGAAATTGTAGGTGTTCCCACAAAGCGAGAAAGTGACGGGCTTGCGATGAGTTCGAGAAATGTAAGATTGTCTGAAAAACATAGAGAAACAGCAAGTCTCATTCCTCGTATGTTTGCGCTCGCAAAAAAAACAATCCTTGGCGGTGAAAGGGATATTCACTTACTAAAAGAAATCCTTCGTGATTTTTTACTCACAGGGGTTTCTCTTCGGATTGATTACTTGGAAGTAGTGGATCCAATCGATCTTCAATCCAAAGAAAAATTATCTGGTGAGGTTCTACTCGCCTTGGCTGTGTTCGTTGGTGAAGTGCGACTCATAGACAATCAAATCATTCCCATTCCTAATTAA
- a CDS encoding lipoprotein LipL31, with protein MTKILPLFVFLASLFLVQCSDSSPVIETLDNHKITVKDFEAAYDTALDSISRLQNIEKKTLLEFIEKDIAEVPQNFQDLNYQLQKKNFYQTYRQMIMTRLVAEKNGYISRPDVAEVIKQVEMQTIAQMYVSEQVEKKIQITDEQAKAECERLRGLDRNIANLTIDKCLTFAKAQIKQLQTREQLPLVVERIKEEVTIKRNDKFDLDAYLAPKKKVEEPADEKK; from the coding sequence ATGACTAAAATCCTTCCTTTGTTTGTTTTTTTGGCATCACTTTTCCTCGTTCAGTGTTCGGACTCCTCTCCGGTCATCGAAACTTTGGATAACCATAAAATTACAGTAAAAGACTTTGAAGCGGCGTACGACACAGCTCTTGATTCCATCAGCCGTTTGCAAAATATCGAAAAAAAGACCCTTTTGGAATTCATTGAAAAAGACATCGCAGAAGTTCCTCAAAACTTCCAAGATTTGAATTACCAACTCCAAAAGAAAAATTTCTACCAAACCTACCGACAAATGATCATGACTCGCCTTGTTGCTGAAAAAAATGGTTATATCTCTCGTCCGGACGTGGCAGAAGTGATCAAACAAGTTGAGATGCAAACCATTGCACAAATGTATGTTTCTGAACAAGTAGAGAAAAAAATCCAAATCACTGACGAACAAGCAAAGGCAGAATGCGAAAGACTTCGTGGATTAGATCGTAATATCGCAAACCTAACAATTGATAAATGTCTTACTTTTGCAAAGGCACAAATCAAACAATTACAAACCCGGGAACAACTTCCTTTAGTAGTAGAAAGAATCAAAGAAGAAGTAACAATCAAACGTAACGATAAATTTGATTTAGACGCATACCTTGCTCCTAAGAAAAAAGTGGAAGAACCAGCTGACGAGAAAAAATAA
- the hisD gene encoding histidinol dehydrogenase, producing the protein MPIPILRCDKNTNQTFERFLAGAKEDLSSATEKILPILEAVRTRGDQALLELTEKFDGIKLSSVTLDPHSIQTNLDPKIKEAFLRAKANIETFHEAQKRESWSKTIDGNRLGVKYTAIPSLSVYAPGGKALYPSSVLMGVIPAKIAGVKNIQLITPPQKDGLPEILIWLCQILGVNRIVTVGGAQGIAAAAYGTESIPKSEFIVGPGNAYVAAAKSYLAGSGLIGIDSPAGPSEVCIIADSSANPKWIACDMLSQAEHGEDSSAILLTTEEEFAKQVSEELEKAFVERPKRLEMKQKSIYKNSAILVFDNLEDCIWFSNELAPEHLEIQTRNNESVFSKIEHAGSVFIGPYSPVAMGDYISGTNHILPTARGSRIYSSLGVDTFLKRVTFQEVTKESLETLYPFVKLMSELEGLDEEHGTSVKVRTEDSI; encoded by the coding sequence ATGCCGATTCCCATCCTTCGATGTGACAAAAACACAAACCAAACCTTTGAACGTTTCCTCGCAGGCGCCAAAGAGGATTTAAGTTCTGCTACAGAAAAAATCCTTCCGATTTTAGAGGCTGTCAGAACGAGAGGGGATCAGGCACTCCTTGAATTGACTGAGAAGTTTGACGGCATCAAACTAAGTTCTGTAACCCTCGATCCGCATTCCATCCAAACCAATCTTGATCCAAAAATTAAAGAAGCCTTCCTTCGGGCCAAGGCCAATATTGAAACCTTTCATGAAGCACAAAAAAGAGAATCTTGGTCCAAAACCATTGATGGCAATCGGTTAGGTGTTAAATACACTGCAATCCCTTCGCTTTCTGTTTATGCGCCAGGGGGAAAGGCATTATATCCATCCAGTGTTTTAATGGGAGTGATTCCTGCAAAGATTGCCGGTGTAAAAAATATCCAACTCATCACACCTCCACAAAAAGATGGGCTTCCTGAAATTCTCATCTGGCTTTGCCAAATTCTGGGAGTGAATCGCATTGTGACCGTCGGTGGAGCCCAAGGGATTGCTGCGGCTGCTTATGGAACAGAATCCATTCCCAAATCAGAATTCATTGTAGGGCCAGGAAACGCTTATGTAGCAGCCGCCAAATCCTATTTAGCTGGTAGTGGACTCATAGGCATTGACAGCCCTGCAGGTCCAAGTGAGGTCTGTATCATTGCAGATTCGAGTGCCAATCCGAAGTGGATTGCATGTGATATGTTATCACAAGCAGAACATGGCGAGGATTCCTCAGCCATTTTACTCACAACAGAAGAAGAGTTTGCCAAACAAGTGAGCGAGGAATTAGAAAAAGCTTTTGTCGAGCGCCCGAAACGTTTAGAGATGAAACAAAAATCTATCTATAAAAATTCTGCCATTTTAGTTTTTGATAATTTAGAAGATTGTATTTGGTTTTCGAATGAACTGGCTCCGGAACATTTAGAAATTCAAACAAGGAACAATGAGTCCGTCTTTTCAAAAATCGAACATGCGGGAAGTGTTTTTATTGGCCCATATTCTCCTGTGGCTATGGGTGATTATATCAGTGGAACCAACCATATCCTTCCCACTGCACGCGGAAGCCGAATTTATTCTTCGTTAGGTGTGGATACCTTTTTAAAACGAGTCACTTTTCAAGAAGTCACAAAGGAATCATTAGAAACCTTATATCCTTTTGTTAAGTTAATGTCTGAATTGGAAGGTTTGGATGAAGAACACGGAACCAGTGTTAAAGTTCGTACAGAGGATTCTATATGA
- the mfd gene encoding transcription-repair coupling factor gives MAKEIEDRKFSAKDVISDSKSSLVNLSGIPESAHSFVVGSLYESLKTDSTFLIVLPTNQDAESFSRELLSFLPQDEIFYFPGPENIPYEYTKWQVEWKRDRILTINRILSGNRSLVVTSVSALLRKLPISESLKGKSISLKLGKDFPLDKLLSELVHLGYHREEVCEQFGHFSLKGGILDIYTPYLANPVRIDFFGDTVDEIRTFDPNTQKSISKINEIIITAANETIVSREEKLKYLEELEKHKDKRLPIDSELEIIEEHLPLVRKHEGFLNFFPKKPIVIFPRFFDTKERSYGMEREYNTLYDKKKEESLCLKPEDLLSFGEEWNTLTSDDTPGIRFSLLPDNQRNYSYEPITEVKGFRGKIREAKEYFLELLTEDPKNKIFITSSFSAQMMRLKGLFSEDEVQTAHSDSEEPLPIPFDKMNPGIHLVISDLKRGFHVLEDNVYIFTDNDLFGRQYKRKTRYKKQASQMIESFIDLKEGDYVVHVNHGVGRFVKIERTKADGKERDFLKLEYAGGDSLFVPLDQISLVQKYIGGTDSPKLDTLGKNSWKKAKDRVQESVDKLAEELVLLYSNRMKLNGFAFPPDTIWQEEFEAAFEFEETPDQITAIESVKQDLESVRPMDRLVCGDVGYGKTEVAIRAAFKVIMAGKQVMLLTPTTILSLQHFNTFKQRYENYPVKIAFVSRFRSAAEIREDLKNFSEGKIDMLIGTHAILSSKVKPKNLGLLIIDEEQKFGVTHKEAIKKFKNLVDVLTLTATPIPRTLHMALTGIRELSIISTPPKNRQSVETYVLEEDDTLIQEAIRKEMERGGQIFYLYNRVESIEEEAAYVRSLVPEISVGILHGQLTEDEIEETLVDFYERKYDILVTTTIIESGIDMPNVNTLIVKRADMFGLSQLYQIRGRVGRSDRKAYAYMFYPSKKLMTELAEKRLNTIFEYQELGSGFKVAMRDLEIRGAGNLLGKEQSGDIMEVGFDLYVKMLEEAISRIKGEEVRVEVRTAVNLKTNFYLPDDFISDTKQKIEFYKRFEGSANLDEIEELSLEMEDRFGELPQIAKTFVELEKIRTLASNLGFEFVTEKPEEILFKCGTYFRGNPDRVIQAMAKFKGLLISPQEPSVLRYTIPEREDLQKIKKLLSLLEFLAA, from the coding sequence ATGGCAAAAGAAATCGAAGATCGTAAATTTAGTGCTAAAGATGTAATCTCTGATTCCAAATCCTCTTTAGTGAATTTAAGTGGAATTCCGGAGTCGGCACACTCCTTTGTCGTTGGGTCTTTGTATGAATCACTCAAAACAGATTCTACCTTTTTAATTGTCCTTCCTACAAACCAAGATGCCGAAAGTTTTTCCCGTGAACTCCTTAGTTTTTTGCCACAAGATGAAATCTTTTATTTCCCAGGGCCTGAAAACATTCCTTATGAATATACTAAGTGGCAAGTAGAATGGAAAAGAGATCGGATTTTAACCATCAATCGAATTCTCTCTGGCAATCGTTCTCTTGTCGTAACTTCTGTATCAGCGCTTTTACGGAAACTGCCTATCAGTGAAAGTTTAAAAGGAAAATCGATTTCATTGAAGTTGGGAAAAGATTTTCCACTCGATAAATTATTATCTGAATTGGTACATTTAGGTTACCACCGGGAAGAGGTTTGTGAACAATTTGGCCACTTTAGTTTGAAGGGTGGAATTTTAGATATTTATACTCCTTATTTAGCAAACCCGGTGCGGATCGATTTTTTTGGAGATACTGTCGATGAAATTAGAACCTTCGACCCCAATACCCAAAAATCCATTTCAAAAATCAATGAAATCATTATTACGGCTGCGAATGAAACTATCGTTAGTCGAGAGGAAAAACTTAAATACCTAGAGGAACTGGAAAAACATAAAGACAAACGTCTTCCGATTGATTCGGAATTGGAAATTATAGAGGAACATTTGCCTTTGGTTCGCAAACACGAAGGTTTCCTTAATTTTTTTCCCAAAAAACCAATTGTAATTTTTCCGAGATTCTTTGATACCAAGGAACGTTCTTATGGAATGGAGAGAGAATACAACACTCTCTATGATAAAAAGAAAGAGGAGTCCCTTTGTTTAAAACCCGAAGATTTATTATCTTTTGGGGAAGAGTGGAACACTCTTACTTCTGATGATACACCAGGAATCCGTTTTTCTCTTTTGCCCGACAACCAAAGAAATTATTCTTATGAACCAATCACTGAAGTTAAAGGATTTCGAGGGAAAATCCGAGAGGCAAAGGAATACTTTTTAGAATTACTTACGGAAGATCCAAAAAATAAGATCTTCATTACTTCATCCTTTTCCGCACAAATGATGCGCCTGAAAGGTTTATTCTCTGAAGACGAAGTACAAACAGCGCATTCTGACTCAGAAGAACCACTTCCCATTCCCTTCGATAAAATGAATCCAGGGATTCATTTAGTAATTTCTGATCTCAAACGTGGGTTTCATGTTTTAGAGGATAATGTTTATATTTTTACGGACAATGATTTATTTGGCCGCCAGTATAAAAGGAAAACTCGTTATAAAAAACAAGCCTCCCAAATGATCGAATCTTTCATTGATTTGAAAGAAGGTGATTACGTTGTTCATGTCAATCATGGTGTTGGCCGCTTTGTTAAAATTGAAAGAACCAAAGCTGATGGAAAGGAAAGGGATTTTTTAAAACTAGAGTATGCTGGTGGAGATAGTTTATTTGTTCCATTGGATCAAATTTCTTTGGTTCAAAAATACATTGGGGGAACGGATTCACCCAAACTTGATACTCTCGGAAAAAATTCTTGGAAAAAGGCAAAAGACCGTGTCCAAGAATCTGTTGATAAATTAGCCGAAGAACTAGTGTTACTTTATTCGAACAGGATGAAGTTGAATGGATTTGCGTTTCCACCCGATACCATTTGGCAAGAAGAGTTCGAGGCAGCTTTTGAGTTTGAAGAAACCCCTGACCAAATCACTGCCATCGAGTCTGTGAAACAAGATTTAGAATCGGTTCGACCAATGGATCGTTTGGTTTGTGGTGATGTAGGATATGGAAAAACAGAAGTAGCGATTCGTGCTGCCTTTAAGGTAATTATGGCCGGAAAACAGGTGATGCTTCTTACCCCCACAACCATTCTTTCCTTACAACATTTTAATACATTCAAACAACGTTATGAAAACTATCCCGTAAAAATTGCCTTTGTTTCCAGGTTTCGTTCGGCGGCTGAGATTCGGGAAGATTTAAAGAATTTTTCTGAAGGAAAAATTGATATGCTCATTGGAACACATGCAATTCTTTCTTCTAAGGTAAAACCAAAAAATTTAGGTCTATTAATTATTGACGAAGAACAAAAGTTTGGTGTCACTCACAAAGAAGCCATCAAAAAATTCAAGAACCTTGTAGATGTTTTAACTCTAACAGCAACTCCTATTCCAAGAACCTTACATATGGCTCTAACGGGAATTCGAGAATTGTCTATCATTTCCACTCCACCAAAAAACAGACAAAGTGTAGAAACTTATGTTTTAGAAGAAGATGATACTTTGATCCAAGAGGCCATCCGGAAGGAAATGGAACGAGGAGGACAAATTTTCTATCTTTACAACCGTGTGGAATCAATTGAGGAAGAGGCAGCTTATGTTCGTTCGTTGGTTCCTGAAATTTCGGTAGGGATTCTACATGGACAATTAACAGAAGATGAAATTGAGGAAACCCTTGTTGATTTTTACGAACGTAAATACGATATTTTAGTGACTACCACAATCATTGAATCGGGCATTGATATGCCAAATGTCAATACTCTCATTGTCAAACGAGCCGATATGTTTGGACTTTCCCAACTTTACCAAATTAGGGGGCGCGTTGGTCGTTCTGATAGAAAGGCCTATGCTTATATGTTTTATCCTTCTAAAAAACTGATGACCGAACTTGCAGAAAAAAGATTAAACACAATTTTCGAATACCAAGAGTTAGGTTCCGGTTTTAAAGTTGCGATGCGCGATTTAGAAATTCGGGGAGCAGGAAACCTATTAGGAAAAGAACAATCGGGTGATATCATGGAAGTGGGTTTTGACCTCTATGTAAAAATGTTAGAAGAGGCCATTTCTCGGATCAAGGGAGAGGAAGTGCGAGTGGAAGTTCGCACAGCGGTAAATCTAAAAACCAACTTTTATCTTCCTGATGATTTTATCTCAGACACAAAACAAAAAATTGAATTCTACAAACGTTTTGAAGGTTCCGCGAATTTGGACGAAATTGAGGAACTTTCCCTGGAGATGGAAGACCGGTTTGGAGAACTTCCGCAAATTGCCAAAACCTTTGTGGAATTAGAGAAAATCCGAACTTTGGCATCCAACTTAGGATTTGAATTTGTGACCGAAAAACCCGAGGAAATTCTATTCAAATGTGGAACCTATTTTCGGGGAAATCCAGACCGTGTGATCCAGGCCATGGCCAAATTTAAAGGGCTTCTCATCTCCCCTCAAGAGCCATCTGTATTACGTTATACGATTCCGGAAAGGGAAGATTTGCAAAAAATCAAAAAACTACTTTCTCTTTTAGAATTTTTAGCCGCTTAA
- a CDS encoding FecR domain-containing protein has product MRWLNDTRFVVSSLLLLILVFSYLLYRNLNNRFNDSTSPTIGVITFKNKTVLRKYNDAVVWDLIESKTEVKNRDTIRTEGLSDAVLTLNDGTKINISENSMILLDISDKNININFAYGSFEAAREGTVSGDMKMNITAGDKTVEVAKGDVKLDKTKSELNIKVDQGEAKLTSNGKEETIAKDQIANVTDSGVKVGKPVFRLVLPEDRKNVLSESGSEKIQFSISGWKPDSAKQSNPTIEISLFPDFSKSLIKEKLTTANIYKKLNSGSYYWRLSYEDPSNKSKLTTEVFQFRILSDPGLRFFSPKPNEVFSFTRETPVVRFVWNPLDLYSSYTVQIAKDNDFTEGLVSKQTQNQSLAFDSLKEGNYFARIQAKSNLPGIAEKSSPILSFQVLKKIDTSPPELLEPAKGKTFAEEQTKSQLFFSWKDDKDFSGYEWELSSDSNFQSKLKSESTKNNFLKLTGGLGLGTYFWRVKGMIGNGNSLDSKSGSFTVIAKEEMELIAPANGAEVEVDDRSTAILKWKKLTGKTSYEVEIAKEADFQPVLIKETVSGNYFEFKSKDLGRFFWRVRPTGSDSDTSATRNFQLISNMEPPSLTTPTRNETIDLFTRNSILFTWKTVDKVSGYRIRLIDISGIREKQILSERVGTTKLQFSDIQKLNVGRFRWEVAALYKQSDGSEKESAYNKQDFFISVPELKVPKILTPGKIYVE; this is encoded by the coding sequence TACAAGGTTTGTGGTTTCCTCACTTCTTTTGCTCATCCTTGTATTTTCATACCTTCTTTATCGAAACTTAAACAATCGATTCAATGATTCCACAAGTCCTACCATTGGGGTCATTACTTTCAAAAATAAAACAGTACTCCGGAAATACAATGATGCTGTGGTTTGGGATTTGATTGAATCCAAAACTGAGGTTAAAAACAGAGATACAATTCGTACCGAAGGCCTATCGGATGCCGTACTTACTTTAAATGATGGAACAAAAATCAATATTTCAGAAAATTCCATGATCCTCTTGGATATCTCTGATAAAAATATTAATATTAATTTTGCTTATGGATCTTTTGAAGCGGCTCGTGAAGGAACGGTTTCTGGGGATATGAAAATGAACATCACCGCCGGAGACAAAACTGTCGAAGTGGCAAAGGGTGATGTCAAACTTGATAAAACCAAATCAGAACTAAATATCAAAGTGGATCAGGGAGAAGCAAAACTCACATCCAATGGAAAAGAAGAAACCATCGCCAAAGACCAAATTGCCAATGTCACTGATTCCGGAGTGAAAGTTGGAAAACCAGTGTTTCGACTGGTTTTACCTGAAGATAGAAAGAATGTACTGTCAGAATCTGGATCGGAAAAAATTCAATTTTCTATTTCTGGTTGGAAACCTGATTCGGCAAAACAATCAAACCCCACTATTGAAATTTCACTTTTTCCTGATTTTTCAAAATCACTAATTAAAGAGAAATTAACAACTGCTAATATTTATAAAAAATTGAATTCAGGTTCTTATTATTGGCGTCTTTCTTATGAGGATCCAAGTAACAAATCCAAACTGACCACAGAAGTGTTTCAATTTAGGATTTTGAGTGATCCTGGGCTTCGCTTTTTTAGTCCAAAACCAAATGAAGTTTTTTCATTCACAAGAGAAACTCCTGTAGTTCGATTTGTTTGGAATCCTTTAGATCTTTATTCTTCTTATACTGTACAAATTGCAAAGGATAACGATTTTACAGAAGGTTTAGTTTCAAAACAAACTCAAAACCAATCGTTAGCTTTTGATTCTTTAAAAGAGGGAAATTATTTTGCAAGGATCCAAGCAAAATCAAATCTCCCGGGAATCGCCGAAAAATCTTCACCAATCTTAAGTTTTCAAGTATTGAAAAAAATAGATACCTCTCCACCGGAATTATTGGAACCGGCAAAAGGCAAAACATTTGCAGAAGAACAAACCAAATCACAACTTTTCTTTTCTTGGAAAGACGACAAAGACTTTAGTGGATATGAATGGGAACTAAGTTCTGACTCGAATTTCCAATCCAAATTAAAATCAGAAAGTACGAAAAATAATTTTTTAAAACTCACTGGTGGACTGGGGCTCGGGACATACTTTTGGAGGGTCAAAGGAATGATCGGTAACGGAAATTCCCTCGATTCAAAATCGGGTTCCTTTACCGTGATTGCCAAAGAAGAAATGGAATTAATTGCACCAGCAAACGGTGCTGAGGTGGAAGTTGATGACAGATCCACAGCCATCCTAAAGTGGAAAAAATTAACAGGCAAAACTAGTTATGAAGTGGAGATTGCAAAAGAAGCCGATTTCCAACCAGTTTTGATAAAAGAAACCGTATCAGGAAATTATTTTGAATTTAAATCCAAAGATTTAGGACGTTTCTTTTGGCGAGTGCGACCTACCGGTTCGGATTCAGATACAAGTGCGACTCGCAATTTCCAATTGATATCCAATATGGAGCCCCCAAGTCTAACCACTCCCACAAGAAATGAAACTATCGATTTGTTTACTAGAAACTCTATCCTTTTCACCTGGAAAACAGTGGATAAGGTTTCCGGATACCGGATTCGTTTGATTGATATTTCTGGAATTAGAGAGAAACAGATTTTAAGTGAACGTGTAGGAACCACCAAACTACAGTTTAGTGACATTCAAAAACTCAACGTGGGTAGATTCCGTTGGGAAGTGGCGGCCTTATACAAACAATCCGATGGATCGGAAAAAGAGTCTGCTTATAACAAACAGGATTTTTTCATTTCTGTTCCGGAACTAAAAGTCCCTAAAATCCTTACTCCAGGAAAGATTTATGTGGAATAA